One Methylosarcina fibrata AML-C10 DNA segment encodes these proteins:
- a CDS encoding ABC transporter permease has product MHAFDLVRLSYRTLISHKLRSALTVIGLIIGIAAVVILTSIGRGIHTFVLSEFTQFGTHLIAVSPGKKTTFGISGATISTVRPLTIADAVGLSKLPAILAVVPVVQGNARVEGGARQRRTNVLGVGGSVPEVWRLKTAAGRFLPAEEETNPRALAVLGHKLAVELFGSDNPLGRRIRIGSDRYRVIGTMEKKGQMLGFDMDDTLYIPAAKALELFDRESLMEIDLLYQSRLPVDAVVNSVKKLLIARHRFEDFTIVTQNQMLKTMDSILNILTLAVAALGSISLFVGSVGILTIMTIAVSERVSEIGLLRAIGAERSVIFKLFLCEALGLSTAGGLAGVILGILAIRIIGIALPALPVELAWAYIAAAFLVSIVIGAAAGVAPAMKAARLEPLEALRAE; this is encoded by the coding sequence ATGCACGCCTTCGATTTAGTCCGTTTGTCGTACCGGACTCTGATCAGTCACAAGCTGCGCTCGGCGTTGACCGTCATCGGCCTGATCATCGGCATTGCCGCGGTAGTGATTCTGACTTCGATCGGACGGGGCATCCATACATTTGTACTGAGCGAATTCACCCAGTTCGGCACGCATCTGATCGCGGTATCGCCGGGCAAAAAAACCACGTTCGGCATTTCCGGCGCCACCATCAGCACCGTCAGGCCGCTGACGATCGCCGATGCGGTCGGTTTAAGCAAGCTTCCGGCCATCCTCGCAGTCGTTCCGGTCGTCCAGGGCAACGCCAGGGTCGAGGGCGGCGCCCGGCAAAGGCGCACCAACGTTCTGGGCGTGGGCGGCTCGGTTCCCGAAGTCTGGCGCTTAAAAACCGCCGCCGGCCGGTTTCTGCCGGCCGAAGAAGAGACCAATCCCCGCGCGCTGGCGGTCCTCGGTCATAAACTGGCGGTGGAACTGTTCGGCTCGGACAACCCGTTAGGCCGGCGTATCCGCATCGGCAGCGATCGCTACCGAGTGATCGGGACGATGGAAAAAAAAGGGCAGATGCTGGGCTTCGACATGGACGACACCTTGTATATTCCCGCTGCCAAAGCGCTGGAACTGTTCGACCGCGAAAGCCTGATGGAAATCGACTTGCTTTATCAAAGCCGTCTTCCGGTGGACGCCGTGGTAAATTCGGTCAAAAAACTATTGATTGCCCGGCATCGGTTCGAAGATTTCACGATCGTGACTCAGAACCAGATGTTGAAAACGATGGATTCGATTCTGAACATCCTAACCCTGGCCGTGGCGGCCCTGGGCAGCATCTCGCTGTTCGTCGGCTCGGTCGGCATTCTGACCATCATGACCATCGCCGTTTCCGAACGGGTTTCCGAAATCGGCTTGCTGCGCGCCATCGGAGCGGAACGGAGCGTGATATTCAAACTGTTTCTTTGCGAAGCCCTGGGCTTGAGTACGGCGGGCGGTCTGGCCGGAGTGATTCTGGGCATCCTGGCCATCCGGATCATCGGTATCGCCTTGCCGGCGCTGCCGGTCGAACTGGCCTGGGCTTATATTGCCGCCGCTTTTCTGGTGTCCATTGTGATCGGGGCGGCTGCGGGCGTGGCGCCCGCGATGAAAGCCGCAAGGCTCGAACCCCTGGAAGCCTTGCGCGCCGAATAA
- the rdgB gene encoding RdgB/HAM1 family non-canonical purine NTP pyrophosphatase, which yields MLFAKNQKIVLASNNTGKIREIQAVLKDHPIVPQSEFGVIEAEETGSTFVENAIIKARNAALFSGLPAIADDSGLVVDALDGAPGVISARYAGAGSSDWDNLNKLLKELEGVPDARRTARFICILVFMQHAGDPFPVIAQGVWEGSILTAPAGKNGFGYDPVFRVPERNCASAELSAEDKNALSHRGQALRNLTALLGAREAVQAG from the coding sequence ATGTTGTTTGCAAAAAATCAAAAAATCGTTCTGGCCAGCAATAACACAGGCAAAATTCGTGAAATCCAGGCCGTCCTGAAAGATCATCCGATCGTTCCGCAGTCCGAATTCGGCGTGATCGAGGCCGAAGAAACGGGAAGCACCTTTGTCGAAAACGCCATCATCAAAGCCAGAAACGCGGCTCTCTTCAGCGGTCTTCCGGCCATCGCCGACGACTCCGGCCTGGTGGTCGACGCCCTGGACGGCGCCCCGGGCGTGATCTCGGCACGCTACGCCGGCGCCGGCAGCAGCGATTGGGACAATCTGAACAAATTGCTGAAGGAGCTGGAAGGCGTCCCGGACGCCCGGCGCACCGCCCGCTTCATCTGCATTCTCGTGTTCATGCAGCATGCCGGGGACCCTTTTCCAGTGATTGCCCAGGGCGTCTGGGAAGGCAGCATTTTGACCGCGCCCGCCGGAAAAAACGGCTTCGGTTACGACCCGGTCTTCCGGGTTCCGGAGCGGAATTGCGCATCGGCCGAATTGTCCGCCGAAGATAAAAATGCGTTAAGCCATCGGGGACAGGCGTTGAGAAATTTGACGGCATTGCTCGGCGCCCGCGAAGCGGTTCAGGCAGGGTGA
- the rph gene encoding ribonuclease PH produces the protein MRPSGRNPDQLREIKFTCGYTKHAEGSVLVEFGDTRVVCTASVDSQVPRFLKGRGEGWITAEYGMLPRSTHSRMGREASSGRQGGRTLEIQRLIGRSLRAAVDLKALGENTITIDCDVLQADGGTRTAAITGGFVALSIAVRHMLKNKQIRSNPLHGQVASVSVGIYKGVPVLDLDYDEDSHAETDMNVVMNDASAFIEIQGTAEGHAFRRDELNAMLDLASSGIGQLLEKQRLALEECR, from the coding sequence ATGAGACCGAGCGGACGAAATCCCGATCAATTGAGAGAAATTAAATTCACCTGCGGTTACACCAAGCATGCGGAAGGTTCCGTTCTGGTCGAGTTTGGCGATACGCGGGTGGTTTGCACGGCCAGTGTCGATAGCCAGGTGCCCCGCTTCCTGAAGGGCAGGGGCGAAGGCTGGATCACCGCGGAATACGGCATGCTGCCGCGCTCCACGCACAGCCGGATGGGGCGCGAGGCCAGCTCCGGCAGGCAGGGCGGCCGCACCCTGGAAATTCAGCGCCTGATCGGCCGTTCGCTGCGCGCCGCGGTGGATTTGAAAGCTTTGGGAGAAAACACGATCACCATCGACTGCGACGTGCTGCAAGCCGACGGCGGCACGCGCACGGCTGCGATCACCGGCGGTTTCGTCGCCTTGTCGATCGCCGTCCGGCATATGTTGAAGAATAAACAAATCCGGAGCAATCCTCTGCACGGTCAGGTGGCTTCGGTATCGGTAGGGATTTATAAGGGCGTTCCGGTGCTCGATCTCGACTACGACGAAGACAGCCACGCCGAAACCGACATGAACGTCGTGATGAACGATGCGTCGGCTTTCATCGAGATTCAGGGGACCGCCGAAGGCCATGCCTTCCGAAGGGACGAACTCAATGCCATGCTCGATCTGGCGAGTTCCGGTATCGGACAATTGCTGGAAAAACAGCGCCTCGCCCTGGAGGAATGCAGGTAA
- a CDS encoding ABC transporter permease: MLTADLLKQSALAIRSQPLRAALIILAMSIGVLSVSVLTALGESARSYIVHEFESLGTHLVIVLPGRSETTGGQPPLFGETPRDLTLDDAQALLRSPHIGAIAPLTVGSAPASSGGLERETNIFGSTHALRRVRHLNMAEGRFLPEMEIDKTASVCVIGQTIKAELFAGKPALGQWLRVSDRRFRVIGVLASEKQSIGVDFDEMVIIPVASAQALFDTRSLFRILIETKSKAAMLRAVDDIRQIIKLRHEGEDDVTIITQDSVISTFDKIVTALTLTVVSIAAISLAVAGVLVMNVMLVSVTHRTAEIGLLKALGATSGQLQGLFLTEAAMLSVAGALVGLGLGQVALAVLQAVYPDFPIVLPLWALAAALAVALLTGLVFGVLPARRAARLDPVAALGKR; encoded by the coding sequence ATGCTGACCGCCGATCTTCTTAAACAGTCCGCCCTCGCCATCCGGTCGCAGCCTTTGCGGGCAGCGCTGATTATTCTGGCGATGAGCATCGGCGTGTTGTCGGTGAGCGTGCTGACGGCCCTCGGCGAAAGTGCGCGAAGCTATATCGTGCACGAGTTCGAATCGCTGGGAACGCATCTGGTCATTGTCCTGCCGGGACGCTCGGAAACCACGGGCGGGCAACCGCCGCTGTTCGGCGAAACACCGAGAGATCTTACGCTGGACGATGCTCAAGCCTTGCTTCGCAGTCCCCACATTGGCGCGATAGCGCCGCTGACGGTCGGCTCGGCGCCGGCTTCGTCCGGCGGGCTCGAGCGCGAGACCAATATCTTCGGCTCGACCCATGCCTTGAGGAGAGTACGCCACCTGAATATGGCGGAAGGCCGTTTTCTGCCGGAAATGGAAATCGATAAAACCGCGTCGGTCTGCGTGATCGGCCAGACCATCAAAGCCGAGCTGTTTGCCGGAAAGCCGGCGCTCGGGCAATGGCTGCGCGTCAGTGACCGCCGTTTCCGGGTCATCGGCGTGCTGGCGTCCGAAAAACAGTCGATCGGAGTCGACTTCGACGAAATGGTGATCATTCCGGTGGCTTCGGCGCAGGCTTTGTTCGATACGCGCTCGTTGTTCCGGATTCTGATCGAAACCAAATCGAAGGCGGCGATGCTCAGGGCCGTCGACGATATTCGCCAGATCATCAAGCTTCGGCATGAAGGGGAAGACGACGTGACGATCATCACCCAGGACAGCGTCATCAGCACTTTCGACAAAATAGTGACCGCCCTGACCTTGACCGTGGTCAGCATTGCCGCGATCAGTTTGGCCGTGGCCGGAGTTCTGGTGATGAACGTGATGCTGGTCAGCGTGACGCACCGCACCGCCGAAATCGGACTGCTGAAGGCGCTGGGCGCCACCTCCGGCCAGTTGCAGGGACTGTTTCTGACCGAAGCGGCCATGCTTTCGGTCGCCGGAGCGCTGGTCGGACTGGGGCTCGGCCAAGTGGCTTTGGCCGTGTTGCAGGCGGTGTATCCCGATTTTCCGATCGTGCTGCCGCTCTGGGCATTGGCGGCGGCTCTGGCGGTGGCTTTGCTGACCGGACTGGTGTTCGGCGTACTGCCCGCCCGCAGGGCGGCCCGGCTGGATCCCGTGGCCGCGCTGGGGAAGCGCTAG
- a CDS encoding MOSC domain-containing protein translates to MLTIADLLNCFPVSGELVWIGLRPGRGLDVVSVEAAVAEAESGLVGDRYRGGGKRQVTLMQWEHLAVLSSFSGKPVRPEMLRRNLVIRGLNLIALKDRKFRIGAAVFQTTGPCAPCSRMEQILGPGGYNALRGHGGLTAVILESGRICVGDRLTVLPDEDPF, encoded by the coding sequence GTGTTGACGATCGCGGATTTGCTGAATTGTTTCCCCGTTTCGGGCGAGCTGGTCTGGATCGGCTTAAGGCCGGGCCGCGGACTCGACGTCGTTTCCGTCGAGGCGGCGGTGGCCGAGGCGGAGTCGGGTCTTGTGGGCGACCGTTACCGGGGCGGAGGCAAGCGCCAGGTGACGCTGATGCAGTGGGAGCATCTGGCCGTGCTGTCTTCGTTTTCGGGAAAGCCGGTTCGTCCCGAAATGCTGCGCCGGAATCTTGTCATCCGGGGTCTTAACCTGATCGCCCTGAAAGACAGGAAATTCCGCATCGGTGCCGCCGTTTTTCAAACTACGGGTCCTTGCGCTCCCTGTTCCCGGATGGAGCAGATATTGGGCCCCGGCGGCTACAACGCTCTGCGCGGCCACGGCGGCCTGACCGCCGTAATTCTCGAAAGCGGCAGGATTTGCGTCGGCGACCGGCTGACGGTTCTGCCGGACGAAGACCCGTTCTGA
- a CDS encoding phosphotransferase enzyme family protein: protein MNSLHAIAEQFAETVIDVAPLGNGLINDTFLVTTGSAPLVLQRINCRVFPHPERIMANLNVLDRHLRQKQTGSVDLRIPEIVPTRQGETHVRDQEGDLWRALSFIENSESLETIRTLDDAEQAGRALGRFHRLLGDLDPGLMMDTLPGFHVTPGYLECYRQAAESASVPATPESRYCADFIEAYGGIAGDLERAKEEGLLRLRVIHGDPKLNNFLFDKRSKEAVGLVDLDTVKPGLLHYDVGDCLRSCCLIPDTGEFDSEIAAAILAGYLNETASFFTEPDYDYLYSAIRLLPFELGLRFYTDHLEGDRYFKVSEPGRNLSRAAEQFRLCGSVMRQESKIKGLIDGFRTKAPG, encoded by the coding sequence ATGAATTCCCTTCATGCGATCGCCGAACAATTCGCAGAGACGGTCATCGACGTCGCTCCGCTTGGGAACGGCCTGATCAACGACACGTTTCTGGTGACTACCGGTTCGGCCCCGCTGGTGCTTCAGCGCATCAATTGCCGGGTGTTTCCGCATCCGGAACGGATCATGGCCAATCTGAACGTCCTCGACCGTCATCTTCGGCAGAAACAGACCGGCTCGGTCGATCTTCGGATTCCCGAAATCGTACCGACTCGTCAGGGAGAAACCCATGTTCGGGATCAGGAAGGAGATCTCTGGCGGGCATTGAGCTTTATCGAAAACAGCGAAAGCCTGGAAACGATCAGGACGCTCGACGACGCCGAACAGGCCGGGCGCGCGCTGGGCCGGTTCCATCGTTTGCTCGGCGATCTCGATCCCGGGCTGATGATGGACACGTTGCCGGGGTTTCACGTCACGCCCGGCTATTTGGAATGCTATCGCCAAGCGGCTGAATCGGCTTCCGTCCCGGCCACTCCGGAAAGCCGCTATTGCGCCGATTTTATCGAAGCCTACGGCGGCATCGCCGGTGATCTGGAACGGGCAAAGGAAGAAGGATTGCTCAGGCTACGGGTGATTCACGGTGATCCCAAGCTGAACAATTTTCTGTTCGATAAACGCAGTAAAGAAGCTGTCGGGCTGGTCGATCTGGATACCGTCAAGCCGGGCTTGCTGCATTACGACGTCGGCGATTGCCTCAGGTCCTGCTGCCTTATTCCGGATACCGGCGAATTCGATTCGGAGATCGCGGCGGCGATTCTGGCCGGGTATCTGAACGAGACCGCAAGCTTTTTTACCGAACCGGATTACGACTATTTGTATTCGGCGATCCGACTGCTTCCGTTCGAATTGGGCCTCAGATTTTATACCGATCATCTTGAAGGCGACCGTTATTTCAAGGTGTCCGAGCCAGGCCGGAATCTTTCGAGAGCCGCTGAACAGTTCCGTTTGTGCGGCAGCGTCATGCGGCAGGAAAGCAAGATCAAAGGCCTCATCGACGGCTTCAGAACAAAGGCGCCGGGCTGA